Proteins encoded within one genomic window of Pseudalkalibacillus sp. SCS-8:
- the trxB gene encoding thioredoxin-disulfide reductase, with the protein MSEEKIYDVIIAGAGPAGLTAAVYTSRANLSTLMIERGIPGGQMANTEDVENYPGYDHILGPDLSNKMFDHAKKFGAEYAYGDVKEIVDGEEYKRVIAGGGKEYKARSIIIGTGAEYKKLGVPGEKELSGRGVSYCAVCDGAFFKNKELVVVGGGDSAVEEGVYLTRFASKVTIVHRRDKLRAQKILQNRAFENDKIDFIWNHTVKEINAENNKVGSVTLVSTEDGEEREFKTDGVFIYIGMIPLNEAVKDLGITNENGYIETNSEMETKIPGIFAAGDIREKTLRQIVTATGDGSIAAQSAQHYVESLMEKLSVSS; encoded by the coding sequence ATGTCTGAAGAAAAAATTTATGATGTTATCATTGCAGGCGCTGGTCCGGCTGGATTGACGGCTGCTGTATATACTTCACGTGCTAATTTGAGCACATTGATGATCGAGCGCGGAATCCCAGGCGGACAAATGGCGAACACTGAAGATGTTGAAAACTATCCTGGTTACGACCATATTCTTGGTCCGGATCTTTCCAACAAAATGTTTGACCATGCGAAGAAGTTCGGAGCAGAATACGCTTATGGTGATGTGAAGGAAATCGTTGACGGTGAGGAATATAAGCGTGTCATCGCTGGTGGCGGGAAAGAATATAAAGCCCGATCCATCATCATCGGAACAGGTGCAGAGTACAAAAAGCTAGGCGTCCCTGGAGAGAAAGAATTAAGCGGACGCGGCGTTTCCTACTGTGCAGTCTGTGACGGTGCTTTCTTCAAAAACAAAGAGCTCGTTGTAGTCGGCGGGGGAGACTCTGCTGTCGAAGAAGGTGTTTACCTGACTCGTTTTGCATCGAAGGTAACGATCGTCCACCGTCGTGATAAGCTGCGTGCTCAAAAGATCCTGCAAAACCGTGCATTTGAAAATGACAAGATCGATTTCATCTGGAACCATACAGTGAAAGAAATCAATGCAGAAAACAATAAAGTCGGTAGTGTAACGCTTGTGAGCACTGAGGATGGCGAAGAACGTGAATTCAAGACGGACGGTGTATTCATCTACATCGGAATGATTCCATTGAATGAAGCAGTCAAAGACCTCGGTATCACAAACGAAAACGGTTATATCGAAACGAACTCTGAAATGGAAACGAAAATCCCTGGCATCTTTGCAGCAGGGGACATTCGTGAAAAAACGCTTCGTCAGATCGTCACAGCAACGGGTGACGGAAGTATTGCTGCCCAAAGCGCTCAGCATTACGTCGAGTCCTTGATGGAAAAGTTAAGCGTATCTTCATAA